Genomic window (Pirellulales bacterium):
GCTCACGGGGGGCGGCGGCGCGGGGGGCGGCGTGCCGGGGCTTCCCGGGTTGCCCCACTTTCCGCCGCGAGTGAAGCGGGTGATCTTTCTCTGCATGGCCGGCGGGCCGTCGCAGCTCGAGACGTTCGACGAAAAACCCGCACTGGCCAAGCTGTCGGGCCAGCCGATGCCCGCGTCGGTGACCGCCGGCCAGCCGATCGCCCAGTTGCAGGGGAAGGAGCTGCGCGCCCTGGGCCCGTTGTGCAAGTTCGGCCGGTACGGTCGCAACGGGCAGACGATCAGCGATTTTCTCCCCTGGCAGCAACGAATCGCCGACGACATCTGCATCATCCGCTCGATGGTCGCCGAGCAGATCAATCACGACCCGGCCCACACCTTCATGAACACCGGAACCGCGATCAGCGGCCGGCCGTCGATGGGCGCCTGGATCAATTACGGCCTGGGGTGCGAGACGAGCGATCTGCCCGGGTTCGTCGTCATGACGAGCGTCGGGGGGCGCAACCCCCAACCGATCGCCTCACGGCAGTGGTCGGCCGGGTTCCTGCCGAGTCGGTTCCAGGGGGTCGAGTTCAACGCCGCCGGGGCCCCGGTCCACTACGTCGACTCCCCTCCCGGCGTGCCGCCGCATCTGCAGCAGGGCGTCGTCGAGGCGGCCACGGCGCTCGATCGGGCGCGGCTTGGCGTGACCGGCAACCCAGAGATCGAGACCCGCATCGCCGCGTACGAGACGGCGTTTCGGATGCAAACCTCGGTCCCGCAGTTGATGGACGTCTCCGACGAGCCGCAACACGTGCTCGACCTGTACGGCGCCACGCCGGGGGACGGATCGTTCGCGTCGAACTGCCTGCTGGCCCGGCGATTGGCCGAGCGCGGCGTGCGGTTCATCCATCTCTACCACCGCGGTTGGGACCATCACGACGGCATCCGCAAGCACATGACCACCTGCTGCGGTCTGACCGACCGGGCGACCTACGCCCTTGTCGCCGATCTCAAGCAGCGCGGCATGCTGGACGACACGCTGGTGATCTGGGGGGGCGAGTTCGGCCGCACGCCGATGTCGCAGGGGACGACCGACCCCGACGCGGTCGGCCGCGACCACCACATCGCCGGCTTCACGATGTGGATCGCCGGCGGCGGCGTGCGGGCCGGGACCACGTTCGGGGCCACCGACGACCTGGGCTATCACGCCGTCCAAGACCCCGTGCCCGTGCGCAACCTGCACGCGACGATGCTCCACCTGTTGGGCGTCGACCACCGCCGGTTCACGTACCCATTCCAGGGGCTCGACATGAAGCTGACCGGGGTGAAGGAAGCCGAGGTGGTCCGCGGCGTGCTGGCGTAGCGCCGGCGGGCCCGGCGCTGTCATCTCGCCCCGCCCGGCCCCCAAGTGCGGCTCGAAGCGTTCGTACTGGACGATGCGGCCGCCTAGTTTCCAGCCGAATCCCGCGGGGCGAGTGGTGCAATTCGAGCCGCCGCAGAGAAACAGCCGCGGGTCAGGGCGGGTTTGCAGGACGACGTTCTCTTTGCGCAGCGGTCGTTTCTCTCCGAGGCACGACCGCGGGGTCACTCGATCCAGCCGCCCCCCAGTACGCGATCGTCGGCGTAGCAGACGACCGCTTGGCCCGGGGCGACGTGGTGTTGCGGGGCGGGGAACTCGACATGGAGGCGCCCGGCGGCGTCGAGGTTGATGGCGGCGGGGGCCGGGGGCGAGTTGTAGCGGACTTGCACCAGCCCGTGCGCCGGGAGGGCGGCCGGGTCGAGGAGCCAGTTGCAGTCGCGGGCCGTGAGACGCGTGCGGCCGAGGTCGACGCGGTCGCCCAGGACGACGCGCTGCGTGTCGGGTTCGATGCGGACGACGAACTTCGGTTCGCCCAGGGCGATTCCCAGACCTTTGCGCTGACCGACGGTGAAGCTCTCGATGCCTGCGTGCCGGCCGACGACGGAGCCGTCGGTGAGGACGAATTCGCCGCCGGAGGCGGGGGGGGGCGGGAGTGCGTCGCGGGCGGGACGCTGCGGCTCGCTCGGCGGGTAGTCTTGCTTGTCGGCGTGGCGCTGCTTGTAACTGCGGACGAAATCGTCGTAGCGGCCCGAGGTGACGAAGCAGATTTCTTGGCTGTCGCGCTTGGTCGCGACGTCGAATCCCAGGTCCGCGGCGATGCTGCGGATCGCGGGCTTGTCGTACTCGCCCACGGGGAGCAGCATCCGGGGGAGCAGCTCGCGGCGGATGCCGAACAGGACGTACGATTGATCCTTCGCGGCGTCGCGTCCGCGGAGCAGGGTCGCTGCGCCCAATTGCGGGTCGCGCACCAGCCGCGCGTAGTGCCCCGTGGCGACGAACTCGGCCCCGACGGCGTCGGCGTACTCGAACAGTTTGCCGAACTTGATCCAGTTGTTGCACTGGACGCACGGGTTAGGGGTCCGCCCGGCGGCGTACTCGGCGACGAAGTAGTCGATGATTCGAGCGAACTCGCGATCAAGGTTGAGCGCGTAAAACGGGATGCCCAAGCGATCGGCGACGCGACGGGCGTCAGCGGCGTCGGCGGCGGTGCAGCAACCTTGTTTGTGGTCGAGGCGGTCGACGATCGGGAGTTGCGCCGCGGGCGAGTCGCCGCGGCTGGCGTCCGGGGTTGCGCAGGCGACGGGGGACTCGACGCCGTGGCGCATGAAGACCCCCAGCACGTCGTGCCCCTGCTCGAGGAGCAAGTGGGCGGCGACGCTCGAATCGACTCCCCCCGACATGGCCAAGACGACGCGCGACATAGCCGTCGAGTCTAGCAGATCCGAGGGGATTCACCACGGAAGCGCGGCGGGAGGGTTCACGGCGTCTCGAGCGCGTTCAGCGCCGCGTGAATCGCCGCGACGCCGACGGCCGGTTCGCGGCAGGTGAAGTCTTCGCAGACGTACAGGGTCGGCTGGCCGTCGAGCGGCGACTTGCCGGCCAGGAGGTCGGCCAGCGGCGCGGGGGGCGGGGCTCCGTCGGCAGGCGTCGCGGCCAGAACGACATGGGGCAAGTAGCGGCGGCGCAGGTCGGCGAGCGCGGCGGCCGCGGCGCTGGCGTTTCCGCCGTCGGCGAAGACCAGTTCGTAGGTCGGCCCCAGGCGGAGATCGAGCGCCAGGAGCGTTTGCCCCATCG
Coding sequences:
- a CDS encoding DUF1501 domain-containing protein, with amino-acid sequence MFRDAALNAINRRAFLSGGGVALGSLALGSLLARDGVAGGGLTGGGGAGGGVPGLPGLPHFPPRVKRVIFLCMAGGPSQLETFDEKPALAKLSGQPMPASVTAGQPIAQLQGKELRALGPLCKFGRYGRNGQTISDFLPWQQRIADDICIIRSMVAEQINHDPAHTFMNTGTAISGRPSMGAWINYGLGCETSDLPGFVVMTSVGGRNPQPIASRQWSAGFLPSRFQGVEFNAAGAPVHYVDSPPGVPPHLQQGVVEAATALDRARLGVTGNPEIETRIAAYETAFRMQTSVPQLMDVSDEPQHVLDLYGATPGDGSFASNCLLARRLAERGVRFIHLYHRGWDHHDGIRKHMTTCCGLTDRATYALVADLKQRGMLDDTLVIWGGEFGRTPMSQGTTDPDAVGRDHHIAGFTMWIAGGGVRAGTTFGATDDLGYHAVQDPVPVRNLHATMLHLLGVDHRRFTYPFQGLDMKLTGVKEAEVVRGVLA
- the mnmA gene encoding tRNA 2-thiouridine(34) synthase MnmA → MSRVVLAMSGGVDSSVAAHLLLEQGHDVLGVFMRHGVESPVACATPDASRGDSPAAQLPIVDRLDHKQGCCTAADAADARRVADRLGIPFYALNLDREFARIIDYFVAEYAAGRTPNPCVQCNNWIKFGKLFEYADAVGAEFVATGHYARLVRDPQLGAATLLRGRDAAKDQSYVLFGIRRELLPRMLLPVGEYDKPAIRSIAADLGFDVATKRDSQEICFVTSGRYDDFVRSYKQRHADKQDYPPSEPQRPARDALPPPPASGGEFVLTDGSVVGRHAGIESFTVGQRKGLGIALGEPKFVVRIEPDTQRVVLGDRVDLGRTRLTARDCNWLLDPAALPAHGLVQVRYNSPPAPAAINLDAAGRLHVEFPAPQHHVAPGQAVVCYADDRVLGGGWIE